In the Topomyia yanbarensis strain Yona2022 chromosome 3, ASM3024719v1, whole genome shotgun sequence genome, one interval contains:
- the LOC131692316 gene encoding serine protease 53-like has product MLLFGRVRCIAIGVLLFFMFETIAAQRYFTDTPPDGLYQRNTMADCPMRFHNDTDRFNVLFAFGGERAFRGEFQHMVAIGWTIDDKIKYLCGGTLITQRFVLTAAHCAINGYGTAPDTVRLGDTDTGSTEDDEFAQQIPIRDIRVHPKYRPSKKYFDIALIELEKDANLTDAVCPACLWLEKDVPEETLSAVGFGTTGFAEDLSPTLQKVKLSHINLTECMQRIPFDKRSLPNGLVHEQFCAGSETMDTCEGDSGGPIQTERSDINGAWIPLLVGIVSFGTPCTEGSTGVYTRVSSYLEWIEQEIKRPMNYAACTRTVFCSNRRKAMSKFRVPPSAPFHRLGLLWNHTDQNSYNCGATLIDYNFAITSAFCAREKQSAPRYIIVQYVNEIVSIESIYIHPDYSKNRPENDIALLKLSKYLKYDTDLRPACLWREEEIRDQFGKMYYSTYSSMFSDIDSFQQDNYQQYGLETSIGSNGRCSNPSYQRKNLLCADNKIPLVPRVCKMDYGGPVSNIAYYQYLPYLFGVVSRLSAGCEADLVGTRIYPHVKWIEKIVLEENHDRLIFSP; this is encoded by the exons ATGttattatttggaagagtaCGATGCATCGCGATTGGAGTTCTGCTCTTTTTCATGTTTGAGACCATTGCTGCCCAAAGGTATTTCACTGATACCCCTCCTGATGGATTATATCAACGTAATACGATGGCAG ATTGCCCAATGCGCTTCCACAATGACACTGATAGGTTTAATGTCCTTTTTGCGTTTGGAGGAGAACGAGCTTTCAGGGGCGAATTTCAACACATG GTTGCCATTGGGTGGACTATCGATGATAAGATAAAATACTTATGCGGAGGAACATTGATTACCCAGAGATTTGTTTTAACAGCCGCTCACTGTGCAATCAACGGATATGG GACAGCACCAGATACAGTTCGACTAGGCGATACAGACACGGGCAGCACGGAGGACGATGAGTTTGCTCAACAGATACCAATTCGAGATATTCGCGTACACCCAAAGTACCGACCGAGTAAAAAGTATTTTGACATTGCACTGATTGAACTGGAAAAGGATGCTAACCTAACCGATGCTGTCTGCCCTGCATGTCTTTGGCTGGAGAAGGACGTTCCGGAGGAAACACTAAGTGCCGTCGGATTCGGGACAACGGGTTTCGCAGAAGATTTGAGCCCAACCTTGCAAAAAGTTAAATTATCCCATATCAATTTAACTGAATGCATGCAACGAATACCATTTGATAAACGGTCGCTGCCTAACGGTCTTGTTCATGAGCAGTTTTGTGCCGGAAGCGAAACCATGGACACGTGTGAG GGAGATTCAGGCGGTCCAATTCAGACAGAGCGGTCTGATATAAACGGAGCATGGATTCCATTGCTAGTCGGAATTGTTTCATTCGGGACGCCCTGTACGGAAGGTTCGACAGGTGTTTACACGAGAGTCTCATCATATCTGGAATGGATAGAGCAAGAGATAAAACGACCCATGAACTATGCGG CTTGCACCCGTACCGTTTTCTGTAGCAATAGAAGAAAAGCAATGAGCAAATTTCGCGTTCCTCCATCGGCGCCCTTCCATCGATTAGGCCTTCTTTGGAATCACACTGACCAGAACTCGTATAACTGTGGAGCTACTCTCATCGATTACAACTTTGCCATAACTTCAGCATTCTGTGCCAGAGAAAAACAAAGTGCCCCAAGGTACATTATAGTGCAGTATGTGAACGAAATTGTTTCCATCGAGAGTATCTACATTCATCCAGACTATAGTAAGAATAGGCCGGAAAACGACATTGCTCTACTTAAATTGAGCAAGTATTTAAAGTATGACACGGATTTACGTCCAGCTTGTCTCTGGCGAGAAGAAGAAATACGtgatcaatttggaaaaatgtaCTACTCTACATATAGTAGTATGTTTTCAGATATAGACAGTTTCCAACAAGACAACTATCAACAGTACGGTTTAGAAACCAGTATTGGTAGTAATGGAAGGTGCTCGAACCCAAGTTATCAACGTAAGAATTTATTATGTGCAGATAACAAGATACCTCTTGTTCCCAGAGTTTGCAAG ATGGATTACGGTGGTCCAGTGTCAAACATTGCCTACTATCAATATTTACCGTATCTGTTTGGAGTGGTCTCCAGATTGAGCGCAGGATGCGAGGCTGATTTAGTTGGAACTCGGATATACCCTCATGTGAAATGGATCGAGAAAATTGTATTGGAAGAAAACCATGATCGGTTGATATTTTCACCATAG